One Mycobacteroides salmoniphilum DNA segment encodes these proteins:
- a CDS encoding winged helix-turn-helix transcriptional regulator, with product MDLLLLTADPNPDAVLPSLSLLAHTVRPVPSEVSSLLEAGSADLAIVDARTDLASARGLCRLLGAAGSSVPVVAVVNEGSLVAVNVDWGLDDILLPGTGPAEIDARLRLLVGRRAGAVNVENASKVVLGELVIDEGTYTARLRGRPLDLTYKEFELLKYLAQHAGRVFTRAQLLQEVWGYDFFGGTRTVDVHVRRLRAKLGGEYESLIGTVRNVGYKAVRPPRAKGDSGASESAGVTVPDVDDDVDEQIGDDDVVTEPGARNAG from the coding sequence TTGGACCTGTTGCTGCTGACCGCTGACCCAAATCCCGATGCGGTGTTGCCGTCTCTGTCGCTGCTCGCCCATACCGTGCGACCGGTGCCCAGCGAGGTGTCCTCGCTGCTGGAGGCGGGCTCCGCCGACCTGGCGATCGTCGATGCGCGCACGGATCTGGCCTCCGCGCGCGGCCTGTGCAGACTGCTGGGAGCCGCCGGATCGTCGGTTCCGGTGGTCGCCGTGGTCAACGAGGGCAGCCTGGTGGCGGTCAACGTCGACTGGGGTCTGGACGACATCCTGCTGCCCGGAACGGGCCCCGCTGAGATCGACGCACGGCTACGCCTGCTGGTGGGGCGCCGTGCGGGCGCGGTCAATGTGGAGAACGCCAGCAAGGTTGTGCTCGGCGAACTGGTCATTGACGAGGGCACCTACACCGCGCGGTTGCGCGGGCGCCCGCTCGACCTCACCTACAAGGAGTTCGAGCTGCTCAAGTATTTGGCGCAGCACGCCGGTCGAGTGTTCACCCGGGCTCAGCTGCTTCAAGAGGTGTGGGGATACGACTTCTTCGGTGGCACTCGCACCGTGGATGTCCACGTGCGGCGGCTGCGCGCGAAGCTGGGCGGCGAGTACGAATCGCTCATCGGCACCGTACGCAACGTCGGTTACAAGGCGGTCCGGCCGCCACGAGCGAAGGGCGACTCCGGCGCATCCGAGAGTGCCGGCGTCACGGTCCCCGACGTCGATGACGACGTGGACGAGCAGATCGGCGATGACGACGTCGTCACCGAACCAGGGGCACGCAACGCAGGCTGA
- a CDS encoding DUF4395 domain-containing protein — MTTANTPPAISQVDVRGPRFVAWVTTTVLIITLAVSAVSPVAAAVILGLQAVVFAIGALLGPHRSPYGTIFRTLIQPRLSPVTEREPIPPLQFAQLLGFTFAAVGTIGFATGVTLLGLIATAFALGAAFLNAAFGICLGCQLYPLVTRFRRTQPSAQ, encoded by the coding sequence ATGACCACTGCCAACACACCGCCCGCAATCAGTCAGGTTGACGTTCGCGGTCCGCGCTTCGTCGCGTGGGTCACCACCACAGTTCTCATCATCACCCTGGCGGTGTCTGCCGTGTCGCCGGTTGCAGCCGCGGTGATCCTGGGACTTCAAGCGGTGGTGTTCGCGATCGGCGCGCTGCTGGGACCGCATCGCTCCCCCTACGGAACGATCTTCCGGACCCTGATTCAGCCCAGGCTGAGCCCGGTCACCGAGCGTGAGCCCATCCCGCCTCTACAGTTCGCCCAGTTGCTGGGTTTCACCTTCGCCGCGGTCGGAACCATCGGGTTCGCCACCGGCGTCACCTTGCTCGGCCTGATCGCGACGGCGTTCGCACTGGGCGCCGCCTTCCTGAACGCCGCCTTCGGCATCTGCCTGGGCTGCCAGTTGTACCCGCTCGTCACCCGTTTTCGCCGCACACAACCGTCGGCTCAGTAA
- a CDS encoding DUF4118 domain-containing protein → MAGESVNNGRGASSPRLWGWLTLPFRPGASPSATLGILVAAGFLVSETVAALLLRQIAPTERMGTIYLLGILVVSAIWGLRLAVLTSIASAITFDYVRDWPNGHVLSVELQNGVVHVIFLVAALVANGLASLARARTNEVEARRREAAAIAEQQAGLRRIATLVARAVPPSDVFAALVDEMVHCLHADTAILMRYEAGNTVTIVAASGDVGLGHTPGTQFVLDDGVPPGEALDFHASVSTPIRVGESTWGAAVLRGEGLAVAPVNDFADLAATAIANAHTREELTASRARIVTAADEARRRLERDLHDGVQQRLASLRLRLGMVTAELPSGFPDLANQLAELNAGLIGVTEDLREFSRGVHPAILSSGLRPALCTLARRSAVPVTIEVNVDGAIAESVEMAAYYVLAEALANAAKHSAASQVQVSVRCSGPDLCMAIRDDGVGGANPRKGSGLVGLTDRVEALGGTLRVSSPVGRGTSLDVSIPIL, encoded by the coding sequence ATGGCCGGCGAGTCGGTCAACAACGGCCGCGGCGCGTCATCACCCAGATTGTGGGGATGGCTGACGCTGCCCTTCCGGCCGGGCGCATCACCCTCGGCCACACTCGGAATCCTGGTGGCGGCGGGCTTTCTCGTTTCCGAAACCGTCGCGGCGCTGTTACTGCGGCAGATCGCGCCGACCGAGCGCATGGGGACCATTTATCTTCTCGGCATCTTGGTCGTGTCGGCGATCTGGGGCCTGCGGCTCGCGGTGCTCACCTCCATCGCCAGCGCCATCACGTTCGACTATGTACGCGATTGGCCGAACGGTCACGTGCTGTCGGTCGAGCTGCAGAACGGCGTGGTCCACGTGATTTTCCTGGTTGCCGCGCTGGTTGCCAACGGGCTGGCAAGCCTGGCTCGCGCCCGCACCAACGAGGTCGAGGCGCGCCGTCGGGAGGCGGCCGCTATCGCCGAGCAGCAGGCGGGGTTGCGCCGGATAGCGACTCTGGTCGCGCGCGCGGTACCTCCGTCGGACGTGTTCGCGGCGCTGGTCGACGAGATGGTCCATTGCCTGCACGCCGACACCGCGATTCTGATGCGGTATGAGGCCGGCAACACCGTCACCATTGTCGCGGCATCCGGTGACGTAGGCCTGGGTCACACCCCGGGAACCCAGTTCGTGTTGGACGACGGCGTGCCGCCGGGCGAGGCGCTGGACTTCCATGCCAGCGTGTCCACCCCGATCCGCGTCGGTGAGAGCACCTGGGGAGCGGCAGTGCTGCGGGGGGAAGGCCTTGCGGTTGCACCCGTGAACGACTTTGCCGACCTGGCTGCCACCGCGATCGCGAATGCCCACACGCGAGAAGAACTCACAGCCTCCCGCGCGCGGATCGTGACAGCGGCCGACGAGGCACGGCGCCGTCTAGAGCGCGATCTGCACGACGGCGTACAGCAGCGCCTGGCGTCGCTGCGCCTGCGGCTCGGCATGGTGACCGCGGAGTTGCCCTCGGGTTTCCCTGATCTGGCCAACCAACTCGCCGAGCTCAATGCCGGGTTGATCGGCGTCACCGAGGATCTTCGGGAATTCTCGCGCGGTGTTCACCCGGCAATCCTGTCCAGTGGCTTGCGGCCCGCGTTGTGCACGCTGGCGCGGCGCTCGGCCGTTCCGGTCACCATCGAGGTGAACGTTGATGGCGCGATCGCCGAGTCGGTCGAGATGGCCGCGTACTACGTGCTGGCGGAGGCACTTGCCAACGCCGCCAAGCACTCCGCTGCCAGTCAGGTGCAGGTTTCGGTGCGATGTAGCGGGCCAGATCTTTGTATGGCTATCCGCGATGACGGCGTAGGTGGGGCCAATCCGCGTAAGGGTTCGGGACTCGTGGGGCTGACCGACAGAGTCGAGGCGCTGGGCGGCACGTTGAGGGTGTCCAGCCCCGTCGGGCGCGGTACGTCTCTGGACGTGTCCATTCCGATTCTCTGA
- a CDS encoding thioredoxin family protein yields MTAVMVIAVALLASSLIAVAIKSRAGKLREGPGGTDDVQAPPGIELSATGPTIVHFSAVWCGPCASVRRVVDQVSADHPEVAHIEVDIDANPDAARVLSVLSLPTTFIFDATGRQAYRVSGVPKAADLRTALQGMTQPG; encoded by the coding sequence GTGACCGCGGTCATGGTGATCGCGGTCGCGCTGCTGGCGTCGAGCCTCATCGCAGTTGCCATCAAGAGCAGGGCCGGCAAGCTCCGCGAAGGCCCCGGCGGAACGGACGACGTCCAAGCCCCGCCCGGCATCGAGCTCTCCGCGACCGGACCGACAATCGTGCATTTCAGCGCGGTCTGGTGTGGTCCGTGCGCGTCGGTCCGGCGAGTTGTCGACCAGGTCTCGGCTGACCATCCTGAGGTGGCCCATATAGAGGTCGACATCGATGCCAATCCCGACGCCGCGCGGGTCCTCTCGGTGCTGTCACTGCCGACAACGTTCATCTTCGATGCCACCGGACGGCAGGCGTATCGGGTCTCTGGAGTGCCCAAGGCCGCCGACCTGCGCACTGCGCTGCAGGGCATGACGCAGCCGGGGTAA
- a CDS encoding response regulator, which produces MTALRVVIADDDVLLREGIASLLDRSNFEVVGQAGDAADLMVLVRAHRPDLVVTDIRMPPTHTTEGLEAARTIHKEFPATGVLVLSAHVEVEYAIELVSTGGGRGYLLKSRIGDVAEFVDALNRIAAGAAVLDPALVRELVVTRRNDHPIDALSQREREVLGVMAEGLSNAGIARRLWITESTVEKHVHNVMTKLNLTETDEYHRRVLAVITFLAGT; this is translated from the coding sequence GTGACCGCCCTGCGCGTGGTAATCGCCGACGACGATGTACTCCTTCGTGAAGGGATCGCCAGCCTTCTCGATCGTTCGAATTTCGAGGTTGTGGGCCAGGCGGGCGACGCTGCCGACCTGATGGTTTTGGTCAGGGCCCACCGGCCCGACCTCGTCGTCACGGACATCCGGATGCCGCCGACGCACACCACAGAAGGACTCGAGGCCGCCCGGACAATCCACAAGGAATTCCCCGCGACGGGAGTGCTGGTCCTTTCCGCGCACGTGGAAGTGGAGTACGCGATCGAGCTCGTGTCCACGGGAGGCGGGCGGGGCTATCTCCTCAAGAGCCGTATCGGCGATGTCGCGGAGTTCGTCGACGCGCTGAACCGGATTGCCGCAGGGGCCGCGGTACTGGACCCGGCACTGGTCAGGGAGCTGGTCGTGACACGCCGCAACGACCATCCGATTGATGCCCTGAGCCAGCGCGAACGCGAGGTGCTGGGGGTGATGGCCGAGGGTTTATCGAATGCCGGCATCGCCCGCAGGCTATGGATTACGGAGAGCACGGTCGAAAAGCACGTCCACAATGTGATGACGAAGTTGAATCTCACCGAAACCGATGAATACCACCGCCGGGTGCTGGCGGTGATCACCTTCCTGGCGGGTACCTGA
- the lmeA gene encoding mannan chain length control protein LmeA: MRKPLIATIAPVCALAIAVTGTDFGCAIYAEYRLSRTLRAEANLSSDPSVAILVFPFIPQALAHRYKEVEIKAHGVDHAETGKATLEGTLHGIDISQASWLIRPDSPLRVDRVESRIIIDSNHLGRFMGINDLAVEPPPKEQNDATGGTTESGISTGTGLLFTGTPKTGEFQHKVTVSVDVSVGGPAKTDLQFVATSVVTGPGTADRDVPEDQQANVFAAFTKVVPQQKLPFAIEPTTVGARGSDVIIEGIAKGVTISLDAFKQS; encoded by the coding sequence ATGCGCAAACCCCTGATCGCCACTATCGCGCCGGTATGTGCACTGGCAATTGCGGTCACCGGCACCGATTTCGGATGTGCGATCTACGCCGAATACCGGCTGTCCCGGACGCTGCGCGCCGAGGCAAACCTGAGCTCCGATCCGTCCGTGGCGATCCTGGTGTTCCCGTTCATTCCCCAGGCTCTGGCGCACCGATACAAGGAAGTAGAGATCAAGGCGCACGGGGTGGACCACGCGGAAACGGGCAAGGCGACGCTGGAAGGCACCTTGCACGGCATCGATATATCCCAGGCTTCCTGGCTGATCCGCCCGGATTCTCCATTGCGCGTGGACAGGGTGGAGAGCCGAATCATCATCGACTCCAACCACTTGGGCCGATTCATGGGAATCAACGACCTCGCCGTCGAACCCCCGCCGAAGGAACAGAACGACGCCACCGGCGGCACCACCGAATCCGGTATTTCCACGGGAACCGGCCTGCTGTTCACCGGCACGCCGAAGACGGGCGAATTTCAGCACAAGGTGACCGTCTCCGTCGACGTCTCCGTCGGCGGACCGGCCAAGACGGATCTGCAGTTCGTCGCCACATCCGTGGTGACGGGCCCGGGCACGGCCGACCGCGATGTGCCCGAGGACCAGCAGGCGAACGTGTTCGCCGCGTTCACCAAAGTGGTCCCGCAGCAGAAGCTCCCCTTCGCCATCGAACCAACAACGGTCGGCGCACGTGGATCAGATGTGATCATCGAAGGTATCGCCAAGGGAGTAACCATCTCCCTGGACGCGTTCAAACAGTCATGA
- the pstS gene encoding phosphate ABC transporter substrate-binding protein PstS: MNLKAVNLKSTGTTIFAAAAAVALTAGLAACGSDNTTGGSSSSASGAASGSGDCAGKAKLSAEGSSAQKNAFDIFANEYSTACSGKSINYNPTGSGKGRDNFIAGQVDIGGSDSALSEEEAGKAKERCAGNEAWNLPVVFGPIALAYNVPGVDKLVLNADAAAKIFTGAITTWNDPAIAALNPGATLPDTKVTPVYRKDKSGTSENFGKYLTTAAPESWTKGSSGSWEGGAGESAEKSSGVAEKVKALPGAITYVEKGYADDLKMPYAQIDSGAGAVALTPETAAASVETAKFAGEGNDLKLDLASIYGTKTAGAYPIVLATYEIVCSKGYKDPEVAAAVKSFLTVAVNQGQKGLADVGYAPLPTQFKSRLETAIKALS; encoded by the coding sequence GTGAACCTCAAGGCCGTGAATCTTAAAAGCACTGGCACCACGATCTTCGCGGCGGCCGCCGCAGTCGCTCTGACCGCCGGCCTCGCCGCCTGCGGTAGCGACAACACCACGGGAGGTTCCTCGTCCAGTGCCTCAGGCGCTGCTTCCGGCTCGGGCGACTGTGCGGGCAAGGCCAAGCTGAGCGCAGAGGGCTCGTCGGCACAGAAGAACGCCTTCGACATTTTTGCTAACGAGTACTCGACCGCGTGCTCCGGAAAGTCGATCAACTACAACCCCACCGGCTCGGGCAAGGGACGCGACAACTTCATCGCCGGACAGGTCGACATCGGCGGCTCCGACTCGGCGCTGTCCGAGGAAGAGGCGGGCAAGGCAAAGGAGCGCTGCGCAGGCAACGAGGCATGGAACCTGCCCGTCGTTTTCGGTCCAATTGCCTTGGCCTACAACGTCCCCGGCGTTGACAAGCTGGTCCTGAACGCGGACGCCGCGGCCAAGATCTTCACCGGTGCCATCACCACCTGGAATGACCCGGCCATCGCCGCACTCAACCCGGGCGCGACGCTGCCGGACACCAAGGTCACCCCGGTGTACCGCAAGGACAAGTCCGGCACCAGCGAGAACTTTGGTAAGTATCTGACCACCGCGGCCCCGGAGAGCTGGACCAAGGGCAGCAGTGGCAGCTGGGAGGGCGGCGCCGGTGAGAGCGCCGAGAAGTCCTCCGGTGTGGCCGAGAAGGTCAAGGCTCTGCCCGGTGCCATCACCTATGTGGAGAAGGGCTACGCCGACGACCTCAAGATGCCGTATGCCCAGATCGACAGCGGTGCCGGCGCGGTTGCGCTGACCCCGGAGACCGCCGCAGCCTCGGTGGAGACCGCCAAGTTCGCGGGCGAGGGTAATGACCTCAAGCTGGACCTGGCCTCGATCTACGGGACCAAGACCGCCGGTGCTTACCCGATCGTGCTGGCCACCTACGAGATCGTCTGCTCCAAGGGTTACAAGGACCCCGAAGTTGCCGCCGCGGTGAAGTCGTTCCTGACGGTTGCGGTGAACCAGGGACAGAAGGGTCTGGCCGATGTCGGCTACGCCCCGCTGCCCACACAGTTCAAGTCCCGTCTGGAGACGGCCATCAAGGCCCTCTCCTAG
- a CDS encoding FABP family protein produces the protein MTEPDPTAAEQRPSVDRNLPTFQDLPIPADTANLREGADLNQAMLALLPLVGVWRGEGEGRDADGDYRFGQQIIVAHDGSDYLTWDSRSWRLDADGQFERLTLRESGFWRFAPDPDDPDEEQAIELVLAHAAGFVELFYGHPRNASSWELVTDALARSKSGALIGGAKRLYGIVEGGDLAYVEERVAADGGLTPHLSARLSRFAG, from the coding sequence GTGACGGAACCAGATCCGACCGCCGCCGAGCAGCGGCCATCGGTGGACCGAAACCTACCCACCTTTCAAGACCTCCCCATCCCCGCCGATACCGCGAACCTGCGCGAGGGCGCTGATCTCAACCAGGCGATGCTCGCGCTGCTGCCCCTGGTCGGGGTATGGCGCGGCGAGGGCGAGGGCCGGGATGCCGATGGCGACTACCGCTTCGGACAGCAGATCATCGTCGCGCACGACGGCAGCGACTACCTCACGTGGGATTCGCGGTCGTGGCGGCTGGATGCCGACGGGCAGTTCGAGCGCCTGACCTTGCGCGAGAGTGGGTTCTGGCGGTTCGCGCCCGATCCTGACGATCCAGACGAAGAGCAGGCCATCGAGCTGGTGCTGGCGCATGCCGCGGGATTTGTCGAGCTGTTCTACGGCCATCCCCGCAACGCCTCATCCTGGGAGTTGGTCACCGATGCGCTGGCCCGGAGCAAGTCCGGTGCACTGATCGGCGGCGCCAAGCGTCTGTACGGCATCGTCGAGGGCGGCGACCTGGCCTATGTCGAGGAGCGGGTGGCGGCCGACGGCGGCCTGACACCGCATCTGTCGGCGCGGCTGTCACGGTTCGCGGGCTAG
- a CDS encoding DUF1416 domain-containing protein produces the protein MCSAPKQGLAIPAGVDVEKETVITGRVVDGNGQTVGGAFVRLLDSSDEFTAEVVASATGDFRFFAAPGDWTLRALSSAGNGTATVSPTGAGIHEVDIKIEA, from the coding sequence ATGTGCAGTGCACCGAAGCAGGGCCTGGCCATTCCGGCGGGCGTTGACGTGGAAAAGGAAACCGTGATCACCGGCCGCGTGGTCGACGGCAACGGTCAGACGGTGGGCGGTGCCTTTGTGCGCCTGCTGGATTCCTCCGATGAATTCACCGCCGAGGTGGTGGCGTCTGCGACCGGCGACTTCCGGTTCTTCGCCGCACCGGGCGACTGGACGCTGCGCGCGTTGTCCTCGGCCGGGAACGGCACGGCCACGGTGAGCCCCACCGGCGCCGGCATCCACGAGGTCGACATCAAGATCGAGGCCTAG
- a CDS encoding sulfurtransferase — translation MARSDVLVSAQWAQDNLSTPNTVFVEVDEDTSAYDVGHIEGAVRLDWKTDLQDAVKRDFVDQQQFSKLLSDKGIGNDDTVVLYGGNNNWFAAYAYWYFKLYGHQDVKLLDGGRKKWELDGRALSTDTVSRPATSYQAAAPDNSIRAFRDEVIAAIGAKNLVDVRSPDEFSGKILAPAHLPQEQSQRPGHVPGAINVPWSKAANEDGTFKSDEELAKLYADAGLDGEKETIAYCRIGERSSHTWFVLQELLGHQNVTNYDGSWTEYGSLVGAPIELGS, via the coding sequence ATGGCACGCTCTGACGTACTGGTCTCCGCCCAATGGGCGCAAGACAACCTTTCCACCCCCAACACGGTGTTCGTGGAGGTGGACGAGGACACCAGCGCGTACGACGTCGGCCACATCGAGGGCGCCGTCAGGCTGGACTGGAAGACCGATCTGCAGGATGCGGTCAAGCGAGACTTCGTCGATCAGCAGCAGTTCTCGAAGCTGCTGTCCGACAAGGGCATCGGCAACGACGACACCGTGGTCCTCTACGGCGGTAACAACAACTGGTTCGCCGCATACGCCTACTGGTACTTCAAGTTGTACGGGCACCAGGACGTGAAGCTGCTCGACGGCGGCCGCAAGAAGTGGGAGCTGGACGGCCGCGCGCTGTCCACTGACACCGTCTCGCGGCCCGCAACGTCCTACCAGGCCGCCGCACCGGACAACTCGATCCGCGCCTTCCGCGACGAGGTGATCGCCGCCATCGGCGCCAAGAACCTGGTCGACGTGCGTTCGCCCGACGAGTTCTCGGGGAAGATCCTGGCTCCCGCACACCTGCCGCAGGAGCAGAGCCAGCGCCCCGGACACGTCCCCGGCGCCATCAACGTCCCGTGGAGCAAGGCGGCCAATGAAGACGGCACCTTCAAGTCGGATGAAGAGCTGGCCAAGCTCTACGCCGACGCGGGGCTGGACGGTGAAAAGGAAACCATCGCGTACTGCCGTATCGGTGAGCGTTCCTCGCACACCTGGTTCGTGTTGCAGGAGCTCCTGGGACATCAGAACGTGACGAACTACGACGGCAGTTGGACCGAATACGGCTCTCTGGTGGGAGCCCCGATCGAGTTGGGAAGCTAG
- a CDS encoding aminodeoxychorismate lyase, with product MAVAVLVTLDGAVHDPSVPLLYADELAAVRGDGAFETLLVRGGLVCKLDAHLDRMAVSAASMDLAEPDRPAWRAAVEVAVRQWNSISTDDAMLRLVYTRGRESGGGATAYLTIAPVPERSLVARRDGVSVITLDRGLPARPAEPLPWLLSGAKTLSYAINMSALRYAETQGAHDVIFVSSDGFVLEGPRSTVIVDTGDALLTPFPEHGILHGTTQRALFEVAVAEGIPCRYEAVRPADLVAAQDVWMLASITLAARVRTLDGVSRPAGPLAARLPELVDRAIAL from the coding sequence ATGGCGGTAGCGGTGCTGGTCACACTCGACGGTGCAGTGCATGACCCCTCGGTACCGCTGTTGTACGCCGACGAGCTTGCCGCGGTTCGCGGAGACGGCGCGTTCGAGACGCTGCTGGTGCGCGGCGGCCTGGTCTGCAAACTGGACGCGCATCTGGATCGGATGGCCGTATCCGCCGCATCGATGGATCTGGCCGAGCCGGACCGGCCTGCCTGGCGTGCGGCCGTTGAGGTCGCTGTGCGGCAATGGAACTCGATATCGACCGACGATGCGATGTTGCGGCTTGTCTACACCCGCGGTCGTGAAAGCGGAGGGGGCGCAACGGCGTATCTGACGATCGCGCCGGTTCCGGAACGATCGTTGGTGGCGCGCCGTGACGGTGTCTCGGTGATCACCTTGGATCGCGGACTGCCCGCGCGGCCCGCCGAGCCGCTGCCCTGGCTGCTATCGGGGGCCAAGACGCTGTCCTACGCGATCAACATGTCCGCCCTGCGATATGCCGAAACTCAAGGGGCTCACGACGTCATCTTCGTCAGTTCGGATGGGTTCGTGCTGGAGGGGCCGCGGTCGACGGTCATCGTGGATACCGGCGACGCACTCCTCACCCCGTTCCCCGAACATGGGATCCTGCACGGAACCACACAGCGGGCGCTCTTCGAGGTGGCAGTGGCCGAGGGTATTCCGTGCCGGTACGAGGCCGTGAGACCCGCTGATCTGGTTGCCGCCCAAGATGTTTGGATGTTGGCCAGTATTACTCTCGCGGCCCGGGTGCGCACGCTCGACGGTGTCAGCCGTCCCGCGGGGCCGCTGGCGGCGCGGTTGCCCGAGCTGGTCGATAGGGCCATCGCGCTCTAG
- a CDS encoding MspA family porin, whose product MAGMLDRFTRAACVVAVLCGMAVTEAPAAFAEPVTMLPEDLDQVTPDGWHIHLNSYNEVVNSIPNLANATNSREAFVSLYASARVEGGQGAIVDSLFIMGYQLGCQSDVSSGLQFGGAASGGVSGTGSLGSSSSVGGSVGGGLTGYAQTVLEPGVIVDLPMSNMALDKSGHATLDVTNLHVKADACGGDVTVRSYAYLRISTTGAHSSYAIYGEPTKI is encoded by the coding sequence ATGGCGGGAATGCTTGATCGATTTACGCGCGCTGCATGCGTTGTGGCGGTGCTCTGCGGTATGGCAGTGACAGAAGCGCCCGCGGCATTCGCGGAACCGGTGACCATGTTGCCGGAGGACCTGGATCAGGTGACACCGGACGGCTGGCACATCCATCTGAACAGCTACAACGAGGTAGTCAACTCGATTCCCAACCTCGCCAATGCGACGAACTCTCGCGAGGCCTTTGTATCCCTGTATGCCTCGGCGAGGGTCGAGGGTGGGCAAGGGGCGATCGTGGACAGCCTGTTCATCATGGGCTATCAGCTCGGCTGCCAATCTGACGTGTCCAGCGGCCTTCAGTTCGGCGGCGCGGCGTCCGGCGGTGTGAGCGGAACCGGAAGCCTCGGGTCGAGCAGCTCCGTCGGCGGATCAGTAGGTGGCGGTCTTACCGGGTACGCGCAGACGGTTCTCGAACCCGGCGTGATTGTTGATCTCCCGATGTCGAACATGGCGCTCGACAAGTCGGGACACGCAACGCTCGACGTCACGAATCTGCATGTCAAGGCCGATGCCTGCGGCGGCGATGTCACCGTCCGGTCGTACGCGTACTTGCGGATCTCGACCACGGGGGCACATTCCTCCTACGCCATCTATGGCGAACCCACCAAGATCTGA
- a CDS encoding Ms5788A family Cys-rich leader peptide: MQARLEPMLTKRRAVDLCRVAGCCCCCCC, from the coding sequence GTGCAAGCCCGCCTTGAGCCGATGCTCACTAAACGACGCGCCGTCGATCTGTGCCGCGTCGCGGGCTGCTGCTGTTGTTGTTGCTGCTAA
- the mshD gene encoding mycothiol synthase, which produces MTEWVPLLDDQRQLQIRELIVGATRVDGVAPVGEQVLRELRGTGAKHLVAEDGDEVAAYLNLVLPDDGATDGDARENATAMAELVVAPAMRRRGIGSAMIRQALGEGGEGTRMWAHGDLPEARALAAKLGLVALRRLHQMRRPLSDLPAVSVDPSVVIRHYIGPQDDSDLLRVNNAAFAWHPEQGGWTQDDLSGRFAEPWFDPTGVFLAHDAQTGDLLGFHWTKRHLDKPGVGEVYVVGVDPAAQGGGLGHLLTLVGLHHLADTGLSTVLLYVESDNSAALRTYERLGFEVSLTDAAYGRA; this is translated from the coding sequence ATGACCGAATGGGTCCCGCTTCTCGATGATCAGCGCCAACTACAGATACGCGAATTGATTGTCGGGGCCACCCGCGTCGATGGTGTCGCGCCGGTGGGGGAACAGGTGCTGCGCGAGCTGCGCGGAACCGGAGCCAAGCATCTGGTCGCCGAGGACGGGGACGAGGTGGCGGCCTACCTCAACTTGGTGTTGCCGGACGACGGCGCCACCGACGGGGATGCTCGCGAGAATGCCACGGCGATGGCCGAATTGGTGGTCGCGCCGGCGATGCGGCGCCGCGGGATCGGTTCGGCGATGATTCGGCAAGCCCTTGGTGAGGGTGGCGAGGGCACCCGCATGTGGGCCCACGGCGACCTGCCGGAGGCGAGGGCGCTGGCTGCCAAGCTGGGGCTGGTCGCGTTGCGGCGGCTCCATCAGATGCGTCGCCCCCTGTCAGATCTGCCCGCCGTCTCGGTCGACCCCAGTGTCGTTATCCGGCATTATATTGGGCCGCAAGATGATTCGGATCTGCTTCGCGTCAACAACGCCGCGTTCGCGTGGCATCCGGAACAAGGGGGCTGGACGCAGGACGATCTGTCCGGCCGGTTTGCCGAACCCTGGTTCGATCCGACTGGGGTGTTCCTCGCGCACGACGCGCAGACCGGCGACCTTCTCGGATTCCACTGGACCAAAAGGCATTTGGACAAGCCCGGAGTGGGCGAGGTGTATGTCGTGGGGGTCGACCCCGCCGCGCAGGGCGGGGGATTGGGTCATCTCCTGACGTTGGTGGGGCTGCATCATCTGGCTGACACCGGATTGAGCACCGTGTTGCTGTACGTCGAGTCGGACAACAGCGCGGCCCTGCGAACCTATGAGCGGCTGGGATTCGAGGTTTCCCTCACCGATGCCGCCTACGGTCGGGCCTGA